AGAAATCCGAGAATGCGGTCGAAATTGTGCGGAATATGGGTATCGCTCCGAATTCAGATAGGCTAGGAAAGGTTGCATAACCCGTGAAACAGGTACGGTTTCACGCGAGTAGAGAATCTTCCAATGTCCTGTTTGAGCCAGGATGGCTTGCCCGGTTTGGCCCGCGACGGGATCACCCGGAAGCGGCCGATCCAAATCGGGCATCACGGGTTGAATCGCGATCACGAGCGTTGCCGATCGGCACAAGCCAACCGATGATTTCGATCGGGAACGCTCGCCGATCGGTTGGGAGGAATGGTGTTCATGTCGCTCACGTTAGTCGGATATCTCTTCGATTCAACCGGACTGGAATGGGCGGACCTGCTATTCCTCTTCGTGCCGGTTGTGTTGTTCTGGCTGTATTATCTGTTGGTGCGCATCGCTCCGATCGCCCTGCGACCGTCGCTGTGGCTGCTGACCCACACCTTCTACCGGCTGCGAATCCATCATCGACAACGCATCCCCAAGCGCGGGGCCGTGATGCTCTTGAGCAACCATGTTAGCTACATGGATTGGATGATGATTCTGGCCACCTGCCCGCGCCCCGTGCGCTTCGTGGCTTCCGCCAACCACTGGAAGAATCCCGTGCTGGCGCTGGCGCTCTGGGTGGTGCGGGCGATTCCCATTGATGGGCGCAAACCGCAGGCCTTGCGAGAATCGTTCAAGCGTGCGGCGGATGCGCTCAATCGCGGGGAAGTGATCTGCTACTTCCCGGAAGGCGATCTCACCCGCAATGGCACCATGCTGCCGTTGTATCGCGGCTTTCAAAAGATTCTCGATCAGGCGAATGTGCCGGTCACAATTCTGCCGCTGTTTCTCTTCGGGCTGTGGGGCAGTGTGACCAGCCATTATCAGGGGAAGCTGTTCCGCCGTCGGCCCAAGTTGGAATCGCGGCCGATCGACGCTGGAATCGGTGAGCCATTGCCCGCCGGGTTCACCGTGCCCCAATTGCGGCAGCGATTGCAACGACTCTCTGCCGAACTCGCCACCATTGTCAGCGCTCGCGCATTGCCGTTGCATCGGCAATTCGTCCGGCAGGCGTGTGCCCATCCGTTCCGATCCGCGATTGTCGATCCGACCAGCGAACCGGCCCGCATCCTCAATTATGGCAAAACCCTCGCCGGGGCGATGACGCTCTCGAAGTGGCTGCGCACCCGATTGGACGACACTCCGCATGTCGGTGTGTGGCTGCCGACCAGCCTGGGAGCCGCCATCGTCAATATTGCGCTGGCGCTACTAGGTCGCACGTCCGTGAATCTGAACTACACCGCCGGCAAAGATTCCAACCAAGCGGCGGCCAATCGCACGGGGATGAAGTTCATTCTCACCTCCAAGCGATTTGAATCGCGGGTGCCGTTGGAACTCGACGACACGGTGCAGCGAATCTATCTGGAAGATAGTCTGCGAGACATCAGCAATGTCTCGAAATTGATCGCCTTTTTGAAGGTGATTCTCTTCCCCGGGTGGCTGATGGAGCGGCACCTGGGAATCCAATCGCATTCGATCGATGCGATTGCCACGGTGGTGTT
This DNA window, taken from Tuwongella immobilis, encodes the following:
- a CDS encoding AMP-binding protein; translated protein: MSLTLVGYLFDSTGLEWADLLFLFVPVVLFWLYYLLVRIAPIALRPSLWLLTHTFYRLRIHHRQRIPKRGAVMLLSNHVSYMDWMMILATCPRPVRFVASANHWKNPVLALALWVVRAIPIDGRKPQALRESFKRAADALNRGEVICYFPEGDLTRNGTMLPLYRGFQKILDQANVPVTILPLFLFGLWGSVTSHYQGKLFRRRPKLESRPIDAGIGEPLPAGFTVPQLRQRLQRLSAELATIVSARALPLHRQFVRQACAHPFRSAIVDPTSEPARILNYGKTLAGAMTLSKWLRTRLDDTPHVGVWLPTSLGAAIVNIALALLGRTSVNLNYTAGKDSNQAAANRTGMKFILTSKRFESRVPLELDDTVQRIYLEDSLRDISNVSKLIAFLKVILFPGWLMERHLGIQSHSIDAIATVVFSSGSTGEPKGVMLSQRNLAGNIRSFVETLELCPEDRLHGVLPFFHSFGYTVTLWAPLTVGASALYFPDPRQAKEIGEQCKKYRTTGLIATATFLRFYLRRCEADDFKTLRLLVCGAEKLPVALAREFEAKFGILPLEGYGCTELSPVVSTNISDVTRLGVTQVGNQIGTIGHPIPGVAAKVCDPDTYEEKGFDEEGMLLITGPNVMEGYMHQPEKTAAVIRDGWYVTGDMAKLGQNGFITITGRLSRFAKIAGEMVPLERIEEEMHHVLGTNDRVVAMAAVPDDKRGERLIVLHLELTISAEELLEKLGERGIPNLWIPSVRDFFAVPEMPVLGSGKLDLRAVQTLAREKVGR